In a single window of the Aminomonas paucivorans DSM 12260 genome:
- a CDS encoding bifunctional adenosylcobinamide kinase/adenosylcobinamide-phosphate guanylyltransferase, which translates to MGERTLILGGVRSGKSELAERLARAWDRGTVAYLATGEARDEEMALRIRRHRERRPASWETWEGAPEDLPGAVRAREGVLLVDCLTLWASRLMFREPSSEGEDEGAWQEAQGRILALGRDLLAAPGPGVRLILVSNEVGCCLIPPNRLGRRFQELQGRLNRLAAEGADRVALVVAGLPLWIKGEAPEEGRA; encoded by the coding sequence GTGGGGGAGAGGACGTTGATCCTGGGAGGGGTGCGCAGCGGGAAGAGCGAGTTGGCGGAAAGGCTTGCCCGTGCCTGGGACCGGGGGACGGTGGCCTACCTGGCCACCGGGGAGGCCCGGGACGAGGAGATGGCCCTGCGGATCCGCCGTCATCGGGAGCGTCGCCCCGCTTCCTGGGAGACCTGGGAGGGGGCCCCGGAGGACCTTCCCGGGGCGGTGCGGGCCCGGGAGGGGGTCCTGCTGGTGGACTGCCTCACCCTCTGGGCCTCCCGCCTCATGTTTCGGGAGCCCTCGTCGGAGGGGGAGGACGAGGGGGCCTGGCAGGAGGCCCAGGGGAGGATCCTCGCCCTGGGGCGGGACCTCCTGGCCGCCCCGGGCCCCGGTGTCCGTCTGATCCTGGTGTCCAACGAGGTGGGGTGCTGCCTGATCCCTCCCAACCGGCTGGGTCGCCGGTTCCAGGAGCTTCAGGGGCGGCTGAACCGCCTGGCTGCGGAGGGGGCGGATCGGGTGGCCCTGGTGGTGGCGGGCCTTCCCCTGTGGATCAAGGGAGAGGCTCCGGAGGAGGGGAGGGCATGA
- a CDS encoding ParA family protein, which yields MPVFAFANQKGGVGKTSSCVNISAALALAGHKVLLADMDPQGNATSGLGVDRGTLSSSIYDLLLDAVDVDSVCCPTPIEGLDLLPATIDLAGAEIELTSAISRETRLRRSRDFFSRYDHVMIDCPPSLGLLTLNSLVAADYYMVPIQCEYYALEGLSQLLKTIELVQQYLNKDLQLFGILLTMYDGRTRLSRDVVDQVKERFPKEMFETLIPRNVRVSESPSYGMPVVTYDPTSQGAQAYTTLTKEVIKRWQELQD from the coding sequence ATGCCCGTCTTTGCCTTCGCAAACCAAAAAGGGGGAGTGGGGAAGACATCGTCTTGTGTCAACATCTCCGCCGCTCTTGCGCTCGCAGGCCACAAGGTACTCCTGGCGGATATGGACCCCCAGGGGAATGCCACCTCAGGATTGGGGGTCGACCGAGGGACACTCAGCTCCAGTATATATGATCTCTTACTGGATGCAGTGGACGTGGATTCCGTATGTTGCCCCACCCCTATTGAAGGCCTGGACCTCCTCCCTGCAACCATTGATCTGGCGGGGGCGGAGATTGAACTTACCTCGGCCATCAGCAGAGAGACGCGTCTGCGTCGATCCAGAGACTTCTTTTCCCGATACGACCACGTCATGATCGACTGCCCACCCTCCTTAGGGCTCTTGACCCTGAATTCCCTCGTGGCGGCAGACTACTACATGGTTCCCATCCAATGCGAGTATTATGCCCTCGAGGGGCTCTCCCAGCTCCTCAAAACCATCGAACTGGTGCAACAGTACCTGAACAAGGATCTGCAACTCTTCGGGATCCTCCTGACCATGTACGATGGTCGCACTCGCCTCTCCAGAGATGTGGTCGACCAAGTCAAGGAGCGTTTCCCCAAGGAAATGTTCGAGACCCTGATTCCCCGAAACGTGCGGGTCAGCGAATCTCCCAGCTACGGGATGCCCGTGGTGACCTACGACCCCACAAGCCAAGGAGCGCAAGCCTACACGACACTAACCAAGGAGGTCATCAAGAGATGGCAAGAGCTGCAGGACTAG
- a CDS encoding thermonuclease family protein: MRTKNGRTEMVRYLLVDSPEVHHPQRGEEELGGQARRLNQSLVGGRAVYLEYDVEQRDAYGRLLAYVWFQDKSGWILVNERMARSGLCLYLEVGKNRKRSDQIRRACDLARREARGIWGLVGQGKRRYSEEQAWSEAETLRGRWILLALDVKKVNRKGKGVRIWGQKGRIRIDTYPNVLGRLDLRRGDRLVLLGNLAGGSQGWRMRWVDPGQRWEGPSVP; encoded by the coding sequence GTGAGGACGAAGAACGGGAGGACGGAGATGGTGCGCTACCTCCTCGTGGATTCCCCGGAGGTGCACCACCCTCAGAGGGGGGAGGAGGAACTGGGAGGGCAGGCTCGTAGATTGAACCAGAGCCTGGTGGGTGGAAGGGCCGTCTATTTGGAATACGACGTGGAACAGCGGGATGCCTATGGCCGGTTGCTTGCTTACGTGTGGTTTCAGGATAAGAGTGGCTGGATTCTGGTGAACGAGCGGATGGCCCGCTCCGGGTTGTGTCTGTATCTGGAAGTGGGGAAAAACAGAAAGAGAAGCGATCAGATTCGCCGCGCCTGCGACCTTGCCCGCAGGGAGGCCCGGGGGATCTGGGGCCTCGTGGGGCAGGGAAAGCGACGCTACAGTGAGGAGCAGGCCTGGTCCGAGGCGGAAACGTTGAGGGGGCGTTGGATCCTGCTGGCCCTGGACGTGAAGAAGGTGAACCGCAAAGGGAAGGGGGTTCGTATCTGGGGACAGAAGGGACGAATCCGAATCGACACGTACCCCAACGTCCTGGGGAGGCTCGATCTCCGGAGGGGAGATCGACTGGTCCTCCTTGGGAACCTCGCAGGAGGTTCCCAAGGCTGGCGGATGCGCTGGGTGGATCCGGGGCAAAGGTGGGAGGGTCCGTCGGTCCCGTAG
- a CDS encoding HIT family protein encodes MAYIENSEKEESPCFLCRLDPAQPLAESLLIHKDERTLLLLNRYPYNPGHLLVAPVRHVALMGDLSPEEAMDLWKLQCKAVTLLEKAMSPQGFNLGINLGKVAGAGLPGHLHIHIVPRWNGDCNFMPVLGETKVIPQSLEETCRALRTCWEESSSW; translated from the coding sequence ATGGCCTACATCGAGAACTCGGAAAAGGAAGAATCGCCCTGCTTTCTGTGCCGTCTGGACCCTGCCCAGCCCTTGGCCGAGTCCCTTTTGATCCACAAGGACGAGCGTACCTTGCTCCTTCTGAATCGTTATCCCTATAACCCGGGGCACCTTCTGGTCGCCCCGGTCAGGCATGTGGCCCTCATGGGGGATTTGAGTCCCGAAGAGGCGATGGATCTATGGAAGCTTCAATGCAAAGCCGTGACTCTGCTCGAGAAGGCAATGTCGCCGCAGGGGTTCAACTTAGGCATCAACTTGGGGAAGGTGGCGGGAGCGGGGCTTCCGGGTCATCTGCATATCCACATTGTGCCGCGTTGGAATGGGGATTGCAATTTCATGCCCGTTCTGGGGGAAACCAAAGTGATCCCTCAGTCCCTGGAGGAGACCTGTCGGGCCCTCCGAACCTGTTGGGAGGAATCCTCTTCTTGGTGA
- a CDS encoding IMPACT family protein, protein MRAPSARVIREQTIRRSRFVGIVCPFSFQMDIKGLVRELEEAYPRANHYCWAWRISHPREDGNASDAGEPSGTAGRPIQHALAGSGLTQAAVVVVRYFGGIKLGVRGLIEAYGGTAALALEGVEPELLEVCGLLHLELPYDRADVFRHWWTKQGYSPEVLLWEYSESITLQAPLPVTDYTAWEAFRETLAPHGSLTWSLGEERLRRTPRMDG, encoded by the coding sequence ATGAGGGCGCCCTCGGCGCGGGTAATCCGAGAGCAGACCATTCGGCGATCCCGATTCGTTGGGATCGTGTGCCCCTTTTCCTTCCAGATGGATATCAAGGGACTAGTCCGCGAGCTAGAGGAAGCCTACCCGCGGGCAAATCATTACTGTTGGGCCTGGCGGATTTCTCACCCTCGAGAGGATGGGAACGCCTCCGACGCCGGGGAACCGTCGGGCACCGCGGGCAGACCGATCCAGCACGCTCTGGCGGGATCCGGGCTGACCCAGGCGGCGGTGGTGGTGGTCCGATACTTCGGGGGCATCAAGCTGGGTGTGCGCGGCTTGATCGAAGCCTACGGAGGCACCGCTGCCCTGGCGCTTGAGGGGGTGGAGCCGGAGCTTCTGGAAGTATGCGGACTCCTTCACTTGGAGCTTCCCTATGATCGTGCGGACGTCTTTCGGCACTGGTGGACCAAACAGGGCTACTCCCCGGAAGTCCTCCTTTGGGAATATTCGGAAAGCATCACTCTCCAGGCCCCTTTGCCGGTGACGGACTATACTGCATGGGAGGCCTTTCGGGAAACCCTCGCCCCCCATGGATCGCTGACGTGGTCCCTGGGGGAGGAACGGCTTCGGCGAACCCCCCGCATGGACGGATAA
- a CDS encoding adenosylcobinamide-GDP ribazoletransferase has translation MTFLRRLALQWALLTRLPLPASWVPPGLDDAPSLSWAPLVGGVLGLGTGACGWLLARSLPPLPAAWGTCGLYALAGWALHLDGWSDLADGFGSGRRGEALREVMKDSRIGGFGALALVWGVGMWSLLLAQIPASRWPLALAFAGATGRFALCVAAWRGAYPWESGMGRCFVREYRGAHLALALLLTAPFLLPFPGGTPLSLCGAVLAGLGMAGAFNRRMGGVNGDVLGGTEVLGELIALGVLAS, from the coding sequence ATGACCTTCCTGCGCCGACTGGCCCTCCAGTGGGCCCTGCTGACCCGCCTCCCCCTCCCCGCCTCCTGGGTTCCCCCGGGGCTGGACGATGCCCCCTCCCTCTCCTGGGCTCCCCTGGTGGGGGGCGTTCTGGGGCTGGGGACGGGGGCGTGCGGCTGGCTTCTGGCCCGGTCCCTTCCCCCCCTGCCCGCCGCCTGGGGAACCTGCGGCCTCTACGCCCTGGCGGGGTGGGCCCTGCACCTGGACGGCTGGTCCGACCTGGCGGACGGGTTCGGCTCCGGCCGACGGGGGGAGGCGCTCCGGGAGGTCATGAAGGACAGCCGCATCGGGGGCTTCGGGGCCCTGGCCCTGGTGTGGGGGGTGGGGATGTGGAGCCTCCTCCTGGCCCAGATCCCCGCGTCCCGCTGGCCCCTGGCCCTGGCCTTCGCCGGGGCGACGGGGCGGTTTGCCCTGTGCGTCGCCGCCTGGCGGGGAGCCTATCCCTGGGAGTCCGGCATGGGCAGGTGCTTCGTCCGGGAATACCGGGGGGCCCACCTGGCCCTGGCCCTGCTGCTGACGGCGCCCTTCCTCCTCCCCTTCCCCGGAGGGACGCCCCTTTCCCTGTGCGGGGCGGTGCTTGCGGGGCTGGGGATGGCGGGGGCCTTCAACCGTCGCATGGGAGGGGTCAACGGGGACGTCCTGGGGGGGACGGAGGTCCTGGGGGAGCTGATCGCCCTGGGGGTCCTGGCCTCCTGA
- a CDS encoding HD-GYP domain-containing protein, producing MRLVYTHRLKSDMVLARPLVSEEGTLLLAEGVPLGESLIHRLVEVGVPFVYVRDDRFPTDRVQPLVSPQSLRRVTADLRGVLVQAAQDHASSSLTLSLEVLGSQVEELICEVLSQPDLVVHLLDLKSCQSYEVQHGVQTLVLAALCAHRLGLPREEIRILGLGALLHDLGKVFLSPGLMSKVEPLSEEEWKEIRRHPEMGAGLMEEHRDLWPLASEAALSHHERLDGSGYPDGKREEQVSATARIVAVADVYDALTSPRPYRPVPFSPLKALRHLQLGAGRLYDPRVVEAFSSLICPFPVGTWLRLSTGHVGLVTEIHPEAPDRPVLSVVRLEGKGPLPQPLRVDLAAHRDASVRAILEDEDSVVLHRLEDEVPDPFDPPR from the coding sequence ATGAGGTTGGTCTATACCCACCGTCTGAAGTCGGACATGGTTCTGGCGCGCCCCCTAGTCTCCGAGGAGGGGACGTTGCTCCTCGCGGAGGGAGTCCCCCTCGGGGAAAGCCTGATCCATCGCCTTGTGGAGGTGGGGGTTCCCTTCGTCTACGTCCGGGACGACCGTTTCCCCACGGACCGGGTCCAGCCCCTGGTGAGCCCCCAGAGCCTCCGCCGGGTCACCGCGGACCTGCGGGGGGTTTTGGTGCAGGCCGCCCAGGACCACGCCTCCTCCTCCCTCACCCTCTCCCTGGAGGTCCTGGGTTCCCAGGTGGAGGAGCTGATCTGCGAGGTCCTCTCCCAGCCCGATCTGGTGGTCCACCTGTTGGACCTGAAGAGCTGCCAGAGCTACGAGGTCCAGCACGGGGTGCAGACCCTGGTCCTGGCGGCCCTGTGCGCCCACCGCCTGGGGTTGCCCCGGGAGGAGATCCGCATCCTGGGGCTGGGGGCGCTTCTCCACGACCTGGGGAAGGTCTTCCTCTCCCCCGGTCTCATGAGCAAAGTGGAGCCCCTTTCGGAGGAGGAGTGGAAGGAGATCCGCCGCCACCCGGAGATGGGGGCGGGGCTGATGGAGGAGCACCGGGACCTCTGGCCCCTGGCCTCCGAGGCCGCCCTGAGCCACCACGAACGCCTGGACGGCAGCGGCTACCCCGACGGGAAGCGGGAGGAACAGGTCTCCGCCACCGCCCGAATCGTGGCGGTGGCGGACGTGTACGACGCCCTCACCTCCCCCCGGCCCTATCGCCCCGTTCCCTTCTCCCCCCTCAAGGCCCTTCGGCACCTCCAACTGGGAGCGGGACGCCTGTACGACCCCCGGGTGGTGGAGGCCTTCTCGTCTCTCATCTGTCCCTTCCCCGTGGGGACCTGGCTGCGCCTTTCCACGGGACACGTGGGCCTGGTGACGGAGATCCACCCCGAGGCCCCGGATCGACCGGTGCTCTCGGTGGTGCGTCTGGAGGGGAAGGGACCCCTTCCCCAGCCCCTCCGGGTGGACCTGGCGGCCCATCGGGACGCCTCGGTCCGGGCGATCCTGGAGGACGAGGACAGCGTGGTCCTGCATCGTCTGGAGGACGAGGTCCCGGACCCCTTCGATCCCCCCCGATGA
- a CDS encoding adenine nucleotide alpha-hydrolase family protein: MLLAQAAAEALDCHDYILFFIDSELDPPASRRRATAEAARLGASLQIIPGIETEHPAVSANLPDRCYHCRKLRHGQVRQHPALPFHWPLADGTHLDDLEERRPGLQAAREDQILHPLAETGWTKSTIRQALEALGLEAASVAPSPCLATRIPYGQPVRRENLRRIAQAEALIQGLGFSCNRVRLYTPQAAILEVPPQDLPQAFALRETLLEGIRPLGFASLALDLEGYFPGKMDRTLSPEPDLFPVVHFREGTPFE, encoded by the coding sequence GTGCTCCTTGCCCAGGCCGCAGCGGAAGCGCTGGATTGTCATGACTATATCCTATTCTTCATCGACTCCGAGCTGGATCCTCCCGCGTCTCGTCGACGAGCAACTGCGGAAGCGGCACGCCTCGGCGCCTCCCTCCAGATCATCCCAGGGATCGAAACGGAGCACCCCGCCGTCTCCGCCAACCTCCCAGACCGCTGCTACCACTGTCGCAAACTCCGCCATGGACAGGTCCGACAGCACCCGGCCCTGCCCTTTCACTGGCCCTTGGCGGATGGCACCCACCTTGACGACCTGGAGGAACGGAGACCGGGGCTGCAGGCAGCCAGAGAGGACCAGATCCTCCATCCCCTGGCGGAGACGGGCTGGACAAAATCGACGATACGTCAGGCTCTGGAGGCTCTCGGCCTGGAGGCCGCCTCCGTGGCTCCCTCCCCCTGCCTGGCCACCCGGATCCCCTATGGGCAGCCGGTCCGCAGGGAGAACCTCCGTCGGATCGCCCAGGCCGAGGCGCTGATACAAGGCTTGGGGTTCTCCTGCAATCGCGTCCGCCTCTACACGCCTCAAGCAGCTATCCTGGAGGTCCCCCCCCAGGACTTGCCACAAGCCTTCGCCCTGCGGGAAACCCTACTGGAAGGAATCCGCCCTCTGGGTTTTGCCTCCCTCGCACTAGACCTGGAGGGTTATTTCCCGGGGAAAATGGACCGAACCCTCTCTCCCGAGCCAGACCTCTTCCCGGTGGTCCATTTTCGGGAGGGAACACCTTTCGAGTAA
- a CDS encoding phosphoenolpyruvate carboxykinase: MMLQDEDNLQDLLRKPVCRSLLRDLTDEELRALAQHEAVPNQQGASLYVTRIRSRSAAFTETHYELNEDTLSLLQQVWGYLRWQQMIRVSCRIGSPQVAPLQANLYVTRRYARLAQMFGANFFPEADDDYADITTVVVPEWHQRKILVFPRAKVTYILGSDYYGETKMATLRMAMHVAREEMRGLGLHAGSKLVRIQQGDQLVEKGLLVFGLSGTGKTTITTDDFHLEPPEGVEVLQDDINFLLPDGKSLGTERNFYIKTDNVSKQPPLLAAATDPQAILENVWVNDDGEVNFDNHAISTNGRAVVPRSAIPNTSGRIDLSRVDVMFFNMRRYDIPPVGRLVSPEQAAAFFMLGESTITSADDPSRVGQAKRVVGFDPFVVDNPHRNGNRILQILRENPHIRCYVLSTGRVGGKDGANITPQVTFACIEGILRDTLKWTYDDVLGYEVPEALPLPDPEQYQPRTHLTQEEYVATITALRKERKTHLEKFSGLAPEILAAL, translated from the coding sequence ATGATGCTTCAGGACGAGGACAACCTCCAGGATCTGCTTCGGAAACCCGTTTGTCGCAGTCTGCTCCGAGATCTGACGGACGAGGAACTTCGCGCCTTGGCACAGCATGAGGCGGTTCCGAACCAACAGGGGGCCTCCCTGTACGTGACCCGCATCCGCTCCCGAAGCGCCGCCTTTACGGAAACCCATTACGAGCTGAACGAGGATACTCTTTCCCTGCTCCAGCAGGTCTGGGGGTACCTACGCTGGCAGCAGATGATCCGCGTCTCCTGCCGCATCGGCTCACCCCAGGTGGCTCCCCTACAGGCCAACCTTTACGTGACACGAAGGTACGCTCGTCTTGCCCAGATGTTCGGGGCCAACTTCTTCCCCGAGGCGGACGACGACTACGCCGACATCACCACGGTGGTGGTCCCGGAGTGGCACCAGCGGAAGATCCTGGTCTTCCCGCGGGCAAAGGTGACCTACATCCTGGGGAGCGACTACTACGGTGAGACGAAGATGGCCACCCTTCGCATGGCCATGCACGTGGCCAGAGAGGAGATGCGTGGCCTGGGGCTCCACGCGGGAAGCAAACTGGTGCGGATCCAACAGGGTGACCAGTTGGTGGAGAAGGGGCTTTTGGTCTTCGGTCTCTCCGGAACGGGAAAGACCACCATCACCACCGACGATTTTCACCTGGAGCCCCCGGAGGGGGTGGAAGTGCTTCAGGACGACATCAACTTCCTCCTCCCCGACGGGAAGAGCCTGGGGACGGAGCGCAACTTCTACATCAAAACGGACAACGTCTCCAAACAGCCCCCCCTCCTGGCTGCCGCCACAGACCCCCAGGCCATCCTGGAGAACGTCTGGGTGAACGATGACGGGGAGGTCAACTTCGACAACCACGCCATCAGCACCAACGGGCGGGCCGTGGTTCCCCGATCCGCCATCCCCAACACCTCCGGGCGGATCGACCTGAGTCGGGTGGATGTGATGTTCTTCAACATGCGCCGCTACGACATCCCCCCCGTGGGGCGGCTGGTCAGTCCGGAGCAGGCGGCGGCGTTCTTCATGCTGGGGGAGTCCACCATCACCAGCGCGGACGACCCTTCCCGGGTGGGACAGGCCAAGAGGGTCGTGGGCTTCGACCCCTTCGTGGTGGACAACCCCCACCGGAACGGGAACCGAATCCTTCAGATCCTTCGGGAAAACCCCCACATCCGATGCTACGTCCTGAGCACGGGGCGGGTAGGAGGCAAGGACGGAGCCAACATCACCCCCCAGGTCACCTTCGCCTGCATCGAGGGCATCCTTCGGGACACCCTGAAGTGGACCTACGACGACGTGTTGGGATACGAGGTTCCCGAAGCCCTTCCCCTTCCCGATCCGGAGCAATACCAGCCCAGGACACACCTTACACAAGAAGAGTATGTAGCCACCATCACTGCGCTCCGTAAGGAACGAAAGACCCATCTGGAGAAGTTCTCTGGACTGGCTCCGGAGATTCTGGCGGCCCTTTAG
- a CDS encoding threonine ammonia-lyase, whose translation MTHLPINPSFTDALLAYRFLRPRVRHTPLEHSAPLSERLGTPVFVKWENQQFCGSFKIRGALFKMSRLTEAQQKRGVVTASSGNHGQGVALAAAQMRVKATICVPASCPRTKQEAIRRLGGPWVDLQCIEGTYDDAEAEAHRRGEAGLTYVSSFEDPDILCGASTLGIEMLLDEPDLDLIVMPAGGGGLMNGVSLAASTLRPRIELWGVQSEASNPYVVSWDSGVVRDVEYGDTLADGLAGYIPQSLLDLAKTRMKGVVEVREEDIARAIATLHRTHHQVVEGAGAVGVAALLTGRPEVRGKKVGVVISGGNIDESRLLEVLRSQEG comes from the coding sequence ATGACCCACCTTCCCATCAACCCGTCCTTCACGGACGCCCTGCTGGCGTACCGGTTTCTGCGCCCCCGGGTGCGCCACACCCCCCTGGAGCACTCCGCCCCCTTGAGCGAACGCCTGGGTACCCCCGTCTTCGTGAAGTGGGAAAACCAACAGTTCTGCGGCTCCTTCAAGATTCGCGGGGCCCTGTTCAAGATGTCCCGCCTCACGGAGGCCCAGCAAAAGCGCGGGGTGGTCACCGCCTCCAGCGGAAACCACGGTCAGGGGGTGGCCCTGGCGGCGGCACAGATGCGGGTGAAGGCGACGATCTGCGTGCCCGCCTCCTGCCCCCGGACGAAGCAGGAGGCCATCCGACGCCTCGGCGGCCCCTGGGTGGACCTGCAGTGCATCGAGGGAACCTACGACGACGCGGAGGCGGAGGCCCACCGCCGGGGAGAGGCGGGGCTCACCTACGTCTCCTCCTTCGAGGATCCGGACATCCTCTGCGGCGCCTCCACCCTGGGGATCGAAATGCTCCTGGACGAGCCGGACCTGGACCTGATCGTGATGCCCGCGGGGGGAGGAGGGCTGATGAACGGGGTCTCCCTGGCCGCCTCGACCCTGAGACCCCGCATCGAGCTGTGGGGGGTTCAGTCGGAAGCGTCGAACCCCTACGTGGTCTCCTGGGATTCCGGGGTGGTGAGGGACGTGGAGTACGGGGACACCCTGGCGGACGGTCTGGCGGGCTACATCCCCCAGAGCCTCCTGGACCTCGCCAAGACGCGCATGAAGGGGGTGGTGGAGGTGCGGGAGGAGGACATCGCCCGGGCCATCGCCACGCTGCACCGGACCCACCACCAGGTGGTGGAAGGTGCCGGGGCGGTGGGGGTGGCGGCCCTCCTGACGGGCCGGCCGGAGGTGCGGGGGAAAAAAGTGGGGGTGGTGATCTCCGGGGGCAACATCGACGAATCCCGTCTCCTGGAGGTGCTGCGCTCCCAGGAGGGCTGA
- the larC gene encoding nickel pincer cofactor biosynthesis protein LarC produces the protein MILFQPHLSGVSGDMLLGALLGLGAREELLQRFTGLEAPGVRDVRVQLLPQNDGTLPCTSVLATCEETAAHRHPEELRQLLHTAGFHTGASASVLAQAEGTLDILVQAEAEAHGQDVSRVHLHEVGRFDTIFDVLGFFLLLEDLGDPEIQSTPPRTGTGFVQIEHGSIPVPVPAVRAIASRHSVPLQLDGPDQELTTPTGIALLASCAAFTDTPAPAVILHTGYGRGTRPVFGHPNVLPAHLLEETEKGRLLQMETVLDDITGEELSRAISRLSTLAREVACHPGTGKKGRPLWTLRILTTPEDFQPLLHLLFSSTPTRGVRYWPVGRLALSRRTRVFQVETPEGSRPIRWKISRRGFHVLSKPESDDLSMPFDPYV, from the coding sequence ATGATTCTGTTTCAACCCCATCTCTCCGGCGTCAGCGGCGACATGCTCCTGGGAGCCCTTCTTGGACTCGGAGCCCGAGAGGAACTCCTGCAACGGTTCACGGGATTGGAAGCTCCCGGAGTCCGGGACGTTCGCGTCCAGCTCCTCCCCCAAAACGACGGAACCCTTCCCTGCACTTCCGTCCTCGCCACCTGCGAGGAGACGGCGGCTCACCGCCACCCTGAAGAGCTGCGCCAGCTTCTCCACACCGCAGGGTTCCACACGGGAGCCTCGGCATCCGTTCTGGCTCAGGCAGAAGGCACCCTGGACATACTGGTGCAGGCGGAGGCGGAGGCGCACGGACAGGACGTCTCCCGGGTCCACCTCCACGAAGTAGGCCGCTTCGACACGATCTTCGACGTTCTGGGGTTCTTTCTGCTTCTGGAAGACCTGGGTGACCCGGAAATCCAAAGCACCCCCCCCCGAACGGGTACGGGGTTCGTCCAGATCGAGCACGGTTCTATCCCCGTCCCCGTCCCCGCCGTTCGGGCCATCGCTTCCAGGCACTCCGTTCCCCTCCAGCTGGATGGACCCGACCAGGAACTGACCACTCCCACAGGCATCGCCCTCTTGGCCTCCTGCGCTGCCTTTACCGACACCCCCGCACCTGCTGTCATACTGCATACAGGGTATGGGAGAGGGACTAGGCCCGTCTTCGGCCATCCCAACGTCCTTCCCGCCCATCTCCTGGAGGAGACGGAAAAGGGACGGCTTCTTCAAATGGAGACGGTGCTGGACGACATCACGGGGGAGGAGTTGTCCCGAGCCATCTCCCGTCTCTCCACCCTGGCCCGCGAGGTGGCCTGTCACCCCGGAACAGGGAAGAAGGGGAGGCCCCTGTGGACCCTTCGCATCCTGACCACCCCGGAGGACTTTCAACCGCTGCTCCACCTTCTCTTTTCCTCCACCCCCACACGGGGCGTGCGGTACTGGCCCGTGGGACGTCTAGCTCTTTCCCGGCGCACCCGGGTGTTCCAGGTGGAAACGCCAGAAGGCTCTCGCCCCATTCGCTGGAAGATCTCTAGAAGGGGCTTTCATGTCCTCTCCAAACCCGAATCGGACGATCTGTCCATGCCCTTTGACCCCTACGTCTGA
- a CDS encoding ParB/RepB/Spo0J family partition protein, producing the protein MARAAGLGKGLASLIPTETEQAVSAPQTVPCSDLTPNPFQPRQTMDDGSLESLAQSIRTHGVLQPLLVRQSTGGYEIVAGERRWRAATMAGIAEVPVRIVDFDDRTMREVALVENLQREDLPALDIAESLNELVLQFSMTHDALAERLGWSRSAVTNKLRLLQLPTAVRQLLSAGDLTEGHGRALLGLQDLSRMEDMAQEAVERGWNVRQLEDAVRRSNAPQTGNAPKAKRGGISTLPYGFAEEHQIEIAFSGKPEQLSLHLRNLTQSEAHRILSLVDQNKGLIFPGK; encoded by the coding sequence ATGGCAAGAGCTGCAGGACTAGGGAAGGGTCTCGCCTCCCTCATTCCCACGGAAACAGAACAGGCCGTATCGGCGCCCCAGACGGTACCCTGCTCCGACCTGACGCCCAATCCCTTCCAGCCCAGGCAGACCATGGACGACGGCTCCCTGGAAAGCCTCGCCCAGTCTATCCGCACACACGGGGTCTTACAACCGCTGCTTGTACGCCAATCGACCGGAGGCTACGAGATCGTAGCCGGAGAACGTCGCTGGAGGGCGGCCACCATGGCCGGCATCGCAGAGGTGCCGGTGCGCATCGTTGACTTTGACGACCGCACCATGCGAGAGGTGGCCTTGGTAGAAAACCTCCAACGCGAGGATCTCCCTGCCCTCGACATTGCGGAAAGCCTCAATGAGCTGGTACTCCAGTTCTCCATGACCCACGATGCCCTGGCGGAACGTCTTGGCTGGAGTCGCTCCGCCGTGACTAACAAGCTCCGCCTTCTTCAACTTCCCACTGCGGTACGCCAACTGCTCTCTGCGGGCGACCTGACGGAAGGACACGGGAGGGCACTATTGGGGCTCCAGGATCTTTCTCGCATGGAGGACATGGCCCAGGAGGCGGTAGAAAGAGGATGGAACGTGCGCCAACTGGAAGACGCCGTGCGCCGCTCCAACGCACCACAGACAGGGAACGCCCCGAAGGCCAAACGAGGTGGAATCTCCACCCTGCCCTATGGCTTTGCGGAGGAGCATCAGATCGAGATTGCCTTCTCCGGAAAACCGGAGCAGCTCTCGCTGCATCTCCGGAACCTGACGCAATCTGAGGCTCATCGCATCCTGTCTCTTGTGGATCAGAACAAGGGCCTCATATTCCCCGGGAAATAG